DNA sequence from the Centropristis striata isolate RG_2023a ecotype Rhode Island chromosome 17, C.striata_1.0, whole genome shotgun sequence genome:
TGCCTGGACACTAGATTggaaaaaatactataaaatacattaaattgagATTCAAGACCTTAATCTCTTGTGTATAACAGATGGAAAATATTCTTTATTGACTCATTGAAAATTTTAACTGCACAGCCATCTGAATTTAACAGTAGAATTGGATACTAGTTTATGAGGTGGCAAATCATGTTGTCAGAAAACATATACAgggttattttatatatttacatttattttcagttcatTCTTACtggagctgtcaatcactacttgAGGAGCagtattgtgatatataaaataatgcacACTGGCAGTGTAATTTAAAAGTCAGGAAAATGTGATGCAAAAGCTCAAAATGTGCAGCATTCCCTCCAACATCCTCGAGCAACATCTCCCACACTGATGCACTGACTAACCAAACCTTGACTTCATCCTAAAATGATCAGAATGCTGACCCGCACtgaagaaataaatgtttccatCTACTGGTAGGAAATGTGAATTTCAACATTTCTTTTCCAAGTGGACAAGTGAGCAGACAGCATCACAAGTCAAACAACCTCTCAGCACTTCTATGTATAGGCCGCTGTTAAATACCTCTCTTTCTGTTAAGTGTAATGGCCAGTCAGCTGTCTGCAGCCGTCACAGCAGACCTCCCCAAACTATCAACACTTTCCAGGCAAACTGTTAAGTGTCATCGGTCAGTGATATAAACTAAGGACCTGTTCAAAAAAGCGTCCATTCATTCTTACATAAACTGAGTCAAATCCAGAGTCTCACACACCAGCAGACAGTCGCATGTCCACAATGCATTGAGgaaaaagtagttttatttacCTGGAGGACAGTTGCATTCAGATGATGCTTGTCTGGCAGTCCGAATCTTCACAAAATGTTCATAGGAGCGCTGAAATGTTGAAAGAAtgccattttcatttaaaaaataaataaataaataaaataaatgagcgTTTGCAGGATTTTCTGAATTTGTGTTAGTCCAAGTGCAATTAAGCGGGCAAAAACAATTAACAAGAGCAAGTGCAAGAGCCAATCTTACCTGAGAGAGCAGCTCATCCACTCTTTGTTCAATCAATGAATTCAAATCATCCATGGAGTAGCCAGGAGCACGGATAAAGGTGTGCTCGTCATTCCCACTCTCCAAATCCAGAACCCGGTTCTTAATATTAGCTGTGTTAATGCTCAGAAGAATGCAAAAGGCGATGGACGCCACTGAGCATAAAGACGAGATTATGTTTACCACTGTTGTGCGGTAATGTTGTCGCTTCTGAGGCGCCACTTCTTTCTCCATTTTTTCCACGCACTTAGATGCTCCTTTTGCCTCCGCGGTTTCCATTTAACTACAACTACACGCGCTTGTTGGGAGCAAACTGCATCTGGCGCGGAGTCACGAATTTATGGCACACTGTTCTGCGTGTGCCTGCCTGCCTGCGACGCGGCGTTCACGTACAGTGACTTTGGTGGTGACAGCGACAGATAGATGAGTAGAGCTCCCACTTCGCTCCAGCCAAAGCAAGTCAACCTGTACTGACGGCTCCTGCAAACTTGTTGCACCGAGCCCCTTGCACAGTAGTCTGCTGCAGAGGAAATTGCTATTATGCACAATAAAGTAGAAAGAGAGGCTGGGGAAAAGGCAGGCAGCGCGCATGGAGTGGAGACAGCATTACCACTCGGAGCTTTTCCACGGCGCAGGCATGCTCCCCCTCATTATGGCAACAACACGCCTCCAATCTGTCCCCTCtgattaacataatttattgacCCGCTCCTTTTGCGCTCTTACAGTCGAGCACAATTACCATTAGTTGACATGTAGTGCAGTTATATTGTATTCCTGTCGGAGCTCCAATGGAACGCTGCGTAAAGAGGCAATTAGTTGCATTTTGTAAGTGTATGTTTACTGTTAGGGCACTGCAACACAGCAAACATAATAAATCATTCATGGAATCATCGCTTTGTTTAAAATTTACGAAAAGATTGCCTGCATTTAATGCATGCCGATGTTAACACGTTATTTTTTTGGGTAGGGCGCTGCGTAAAAACGCACGAAAATCCTAAAAGCACTCTTTTTAAGGTTTGGTGGATAGAAGCACTGACGTAAATTGTGCAAACGTGAGGTAAAGCACATCTTATTGATTGCTTGTGTTCCCAGACaccatgcagagagagagagctacaGTGCCCTGCAGCGCTCAAGCAGTTTGTGTCCCTTCTGTACGTTTGATGCCTTGAATTCTGATATCATGTTGGTTAAGATATCTATTGTGTGGATTTGGTTAACACTGCACATAATGTTCACAAATCATCATGGGGTCGTGACATAATGCTGGCAGAAACAGGAAAataggggtaaaaaaaaacaaccttgaaAGATGGTTTTACATGCTACCAATCTAAAATaacgacagaaaaataaatctaaatgtttttacattttacatcatCTTCAATCCACAGCCATGTCTGAGTGGCACGATGATAACCTCATATTTACCAGGCTTGCATACGCATCAGTACAAGTGTTCTCCTGTCAATGCATCAACACTAAAGGCTGCTATTTCAATTTCATGTGCAGACAGGCTCCTAATTTCAGCAAGTTTTGAGTGATATTTAATGCACAGCAATATCAGCATCTGCCTTTCTACGCTGTTCACCCATTTCAAGATGCCAAGATGTATTTTGAGCAACACTGAATAGAGAAGTCATTTTTCGTATGCAGTCAGAAATACTTAATGGGGAACGACTTCAAATATCCATAAACCTCCCCAGACTCCTGACTTCTTATTCGAGGTTCCTCGTTCCAGcctttttgcattttaatgtgTGTCAGTGAAAAAAGATCTTCACTCCAAATCACTCAGAGAGAATGAATGATATGAGCGGAGGACCGACACAGAAGctgcaatgtactgctgtggactgGGGCAGCAGCAAGTCATgtttaaaacacatataaaagaCCCCCTCCTTTTAACTGTACATGGTGGAACAAAAGCTGTTATCTATGTCAGttttctgcaaggtaaaattacttttttatgccaatggagtctggtgcctgaaataaaacagggctgtctggCGGCAAGGTAAAGTAGCCAAAATATCCTAATATAGTGTACTTAAACTGATTAaactattgattttttttaatgtggctaAAACCCGCTTTGCTGCTGCACTTCCAtgtcagtactcctgcctgcttcctcCAATTGGGCATGTGctgactgccatctactgtaggtaatacactcattatggataagtacctcatacaaaccCAATTTCAAATAAATCTGAACTGTCCCTTTCAGTTCAAAACAGTTCTCTCAGATGGGCCAAGTTTAGCCTAGCATTTCTGGTTTTCCAGGCGAGGCCCTGTTTATTAAGAAAATGCTATATCTAAAATCAGACATCATCTCTCTGGCATGCAATCTGGAACCAAATTAAACAGCTGCTACTACGAGGCGAAGAGATGTTGTAACGTCCAGAGGAAGAATATGTCAACAGAAGTACACACATCCATTCTTTTTGCACAGTGCCAGAAGCAAATCAACATAAAGCACTCCAAAAGCACTTTATATCCATTAGCTGACAGTGGCAGAAAGACGTGAAGTTGTTTTGTTACATGATCGGCAGACTGGAGCGCAAAACCTATACCTAAAATGCTTTACATAATGATGGAAAATCATAAAGGTTTGGAGATGGTTAATGCACACAGGTGATTGTAATCATTTTCCTTGATTAGGCCTCTTTGGGTGAAAGAATGCATGATTGATATCTCCCACTTTGCTGTTAGGGCGGGACAACTTTCCCTCTTATAATTCTTATTGGTTGAATGAGTCCTCCCATCTTCAACCTGCTAAGGTCTAATCAGCCAGAAtaagtgaaaacacctgtgttGGTATGCAAAGCCTTTACTTAAGCCCAAAGATGGCCAGTACTTGTCTTTCAATTTCATTACGTAAACTGTTTAAATGTGACTACATGACTAATGTGCCTTTGAAATATAGTACTTTAAAAAGTCATTACTCCATTCATTCAGCTACGGTTGTTACTAATCAAATCATCAGTTAATTCATTAACAGGGCTGTTGTATCGGAATTTCTCCCGCAACTGAAAATCTCATGTTCTAAATGCTGCATGTGAGATATTTCCAGCAAAGCAGCAACACAAGTCTATAACAAATATGCCACATTATGACTAAGGATTGTGAGTACCATATATCAGGAGTCTAATGTCTGTCAGAAAATATCAGGATGACCACCTTTAGCCAATATTACCTTAGATATCATGTAGAAATATGGAATGCCAAAGTACACATTATCAAAAGTTTACTATCTACTATTAACTATACAAAAGAGGCCTATGTTCTTGATATTttctatctctttttttttttttttaaacattaaaaagtaatttattttccttGTATTTATAGGCTACACTTTCGGTCAATCATCTTTTATGTATATTGTCGTACATTGAGTAGAGATTCATTGTATAGAGCATATGGCTTCCCTCCCGCCATATCTATATAATTTGTCTTGGTTTTATGCTGTTGTAGAGGTtttgtgcaaattaaaaaaaacaatttacagCTGTGGTCGAAACCCATAAAATATACCACTCAACTATATTTCAAATGTGACGCCAGAGTAATACTTTATTGTTCtctattcaatatttttttatttcttaaatgtTGGTGCCAAAGAAAAGACTATAGTAAAACAGTTAGAATCTAGTGTGGACCTAATGGTCTTCTTTATCTGTGCGTCCATCAATGTGTTTCTAAAGCCTTtaacgccatctagtggacaaaAACAGAACTGCCCTCGAAGATTCCATATTCGatcattaattattttgtgaGTGGCGGAATCTCCATGACTACATCCGTGTGCAAAAGCGGTAGTTCACAAGGTcacagtttctgtgtgtgtgtgtgtgtgtgtgtgtgtgtgtgcgtgtccgTTTAtatgctgtcttttttttctttttttggacacgACTACAAAGTGACAGATGGGGTCCTGCGACAAAGTCACGTTGCAAATGCCCAACTGCATTTTGCAAAttcagcatattaaaaaaagaatgtataaaaaagaaaagaaaaaaaaataatctaatgtTGGTGGAGCGCTCTGCATCCTTTTCAAAAGTGGCCCATCCACTTTGTGTAATATTACTACGGGAGGTTTGGAATCCTCTTTACGCGCCCAAAAGCGCATCATCACGGGCAGCGTCCTCGCCTTGACAACCAGCCTGCATCACGGAGTAATCCACTGGTGTTTATTTTTAGAAGCTCTCGGCCGCTGTGTGCTACTCTCGTTCAACACACACCCCATGCTCCTGCGGTCAATAATTCATATGCTGTAGGCCTGCTGCACGGAGTCACAGAGCAGGCTGCAACAACTCACAGCCACAGGACGCCCGAAAGCACCGGGTGCACCGCCTCACGAGCGATGCACCCCAAAACCATGAGGCAGCAAAACGGCACCCAACCAGCCACATCCATGAGGTAATGGGATCTATTTATAACGCTTTATTTATGGAAACATTTGATTCTTTTGATGGGCTttcatgaagaaaacaaaacatactaGCTTGTAACCTGCttgtattttttcaaattttacattttaaatggaaTTATCTGACCTGCAGTTGCAGGATATGTCAGTTAGTCTGCAAAAATGTGTGGTCATGCTTACTCTTGCAGGGGTTTTATGCTGATTTCATGAATTGTGCATCTTGTCATTAATCAAAATTGTACAAGCTTAAAACAAACTATATATGctttttaattatatgtgtAGAAAGGTCCAAAAACAGGGATCAAATTTCGAAAGCActtaaaatgttgaatatgttgTATTTAAACCTTGTTTCTTTTAtacttaatgtatttttatgaatttGCCTTGATGTCCAGGAAGCAGTCCGGTTTTCAGACACGGGCCTCCATGACCACAGAGTACCAGCAGAGGTTTCTTCCCCCACACTGCTCCAAAGCTGTGGTCACAAGCTTGACACAGAAAGACCCTTACCATTCACTGAAGGGGACCAGTGCTGACATGGCTACTTTTAGGTAAGATCTTCCTCCGTACCTTAAGCTGGTATAAGTTGCTCCCATCTTTGAGGACTGGTGTTTCTGGTAAGTGACGCAGAATGATGCTTCCCCACTTTTGAGCTCCATTTGTCCATGATGTATTGCAGCTGACTCTCGATCAATCTGGGCACCACATGTCTAGGCTGCTCCAGGTGAGGTGGTGGACAACATTCTGGgaaatgtactgtattgtgttgtattttttctagcAATAAGGTCAGCACGACAGAGTACACACATACTTTTAGAGGTTGGAAGTGTTTGAAACCTCACctgtaaataaacacatttctgaaGCAAAAATTGGAAAATCtcaaacaaaataatttgtttcaGATCATTCTATGTGACACACAAATGGATAAAACATCCACCTAAGGCCCAACAGCCATTTGTGCCACCTCAAAACCACCGGAGATGCAGCAGTGATCAACACAATCCTGAACGCTTTGTAGCATCCCAGGTGGACTACACGTCAGTGTACAAAAGTAAGCCATTAGAATATCAGTAGAGTCTTACATtgcagaaatataaaacaacaaatatgtcCCGATTCAAaccctctctgtctcttatttGCAGACGATTTCCAAGCATGGAAAGCAAACAAGCGGCAGCCTTTTAAGCTGTCTGACAGCTTGAAAGTCAACCAAGGATTAGTTGTCCCAAACAGAATTTATAAAGAAGGTCGCTCCCAGAAAAATTCTGTTCAAGTTCCAGCTAATTCTAAACCAGTCCCACAGGAGGAAGGACCACATCCTATTGAAAGCGTCACCAGCTACAGATCTGATTACATCACCCATCCAGTGCAGCCCAGGACGCTGACAAAGAAGCCTGCGTACCAAACCAAAGGTCTGACATTACAGGCAGCTGTGTCTTTGAAGCCAAAAGCGGCTTGGGACATACACCAAGAACCCCTGGACGAAGCCAGTCAGCTCTTTCAGGAATTCAAGGCCTGGTCCCTTGACAACAAGTTCCTCGGCCAAAGCAAAGCCAAAGAATCCGGTCCAGCAGCAGATCACGATGACTTCCTCTCCACAACACATGCAGACTACACAGCACACAAGTGCCAGCGCACCAAGCCAATCCTGCCATCTATGCAaaccagagagagggagaaaggtgAGGAGCCCTTTTCTAAGACTACTACCATGAGGGAGGACTACAAAGGCTGGCACACACCACAACGCCTCCCCATAGTCCCCAAAGACGAGATGGACTGGCCCAAGAAACCCACCTTCTCACTGGGCACTCCTCATAAAGCAGTCTGTAATTCCACCTGTAATGCCATGAAGACACCTCAATGTCCGGCTCAGAATGGAGAATCTTCTGGCTTAGAATGTGTCTGCCCTGGGACTGAAGAGTACAGGATGTACTGGACCAGCTCCAGGGACAGAGGGGTGACTTGGGCCGATGGTGGAACTTGTGAGGAGCCCTCTCAGGGTCACGAAATAATCAGCTGCGTGGTTTCTAGCAGAAGCTAAGCTTCCCTAGAGACCAGGGTGAAGACGAGATGTGAAGCTGCCACACATGACCTCAGGTAGTTTCTACCTTCACACAAATAAAAGCCATGAACAGTACTGAGATTATGCAATGGCAGCTATTTTTATACGATAAAGCATCTCACTGATACTCCACAGCACTTCTCATTTTGAGTGTTATGTAACCTACTTAACTGAAATCATGTTCCATTTGTGAAACAGAGCTTCAGAGTTAGACTGCTTAATGTGGTCTTTCACAGCAATTAATGAATGGTgtgtaaatgaaacatttttgcaaGTGAAACATCTGGCAGCCAGTAACTTTGGGGCTGTGTTAGACTTCCCAACTGGGGTAAATGCTCCATCTAAACTTAAATAACCTTTAGTGATAACAGAGTACCGGTACTTGAATGTTGATGTCCATTATACCTGTTATGAAAAGCATTTATTTCTATCACACAAACTCTATAAAAAGCACAACTGTGTTAAACAtaccaaacaattaatactgTAATATcaaattatgacattttattaaaaatagggggaaaaaaggctAATAACCTCAAAAGGAAATGCCACGACAACCACTTGTCCATGTCGTAACTGGGAGCACTTTCAAATCATTCATATATACAACTCATATACAGAAGCTttctaaaaaaattgttttttttaaaagctgtcaattaaaaaaaaaaagcaatgttgCCAAACTGTGTATGCATAACATGATTCAGTGTTAACTTGGGCGTCTCCAGTGCAACAAAAAAATGAGGGGACATTTTCACTAATTTACATTTCAAGTTCCATTCAGTTCTCTATCATGTGACATAGTGTACACACGACTGTATGGTTGTCAAAAATGAGTTTTCAGCACGGCAGCTGTCAGTCTTCTTGGAAACGGATGTGCTTATTAGCCTCCTTGGCCCGGGCAAGGATGATTTTTTCGGCTTTGGATATGAGCTAAAAGTGTGAcaagaaaatgagaaattagATGTGATAGCAAAGAATCAAAGACAGGAGAGACACAGCTTGAACTGTAGTGATGttatgtgactgtgtgtgtgcattactCCAGGTATTAGTCCATATCCAAAAATGGATCAGATTCAGGATAAGCtgcttaaatgtgtttttttcctgcactCTCAACATAACCATATGACAGAGTGTATCTACAGTACAATGTTATTTGATTTCTCATAATTTTGCTGAGAGCTGAGACAATTTACTGTCAACAGCCTCttgttatacatatttataaatatacttatttatccttgtttttctatttctatttgaaGTGTGATCTCACCTTCTCTGTACCCCGCTTCTTTTCCCTTGGACGATTCAATTTGACTTGGCGGTCCACTAGGATCTTCTGCCAGTACCTTTGTTCGTGGtcaccttaaaaaaaagcaatgtaTCGAGATTTATCATGTTAATATTATTTCTTATGACTCAACAATTCTTAGGAAACTTTTTGAAAAGCACAGAACTTGAGACGAGCTAATGGGCGCTGCTGCTGTCCCAATAAATTATTTTCGCCTTCATCAATAATGAAACCCAGCTCAGTCGTCCACGTCCTGTCCTCGACTGGAGAGGATTAGAGCTGCATATCGGCTGTGCACAAATAGTCCTGCCTTGAAATAAGGAATTAAAATATCATACCTGTGAGAATCTCGAGTTTCCAGCTGTGTTCTTTCTGTAACTCTGCTCTAGCGTCACTAACGGCTTTAGCGTCCTCTGGGGTGTGAAAGCGGATGTGACCCTCAGCATCTCCTTCCAAGGTATCAATATACGCCACTGGAGATATTTTGCATAGAGAATCCTACACACAAAAAATCCATAAACAAGCACAAATAAAACACTTGTTATTAGTCTTACAGATCAATGTGTATTGAGATTTAATTCTCTTGTTTCTCACTTGGTAATGGTTAATCTTTGTTAATATTAACTTTGTTTTGAATCAGGAACATACAGCAATTTATTATCTGTAATAAGCGGATGCTTTTTGTTCCCCATTACTGCATTACAGCACCTCATTaactattttactttaaatcaaCAGGAGTCAAATTCTTTCACTCTTTGATTTTATCCTCTTACACCatcacaaaaacatatttaaattatcAAGAGAGGATTTCAGAATGTGTGTGTCAAAACAAAATTTATGTCAGCTTCCAAGGGTCATtgaaattcatttaaaaaagaaaggaaaatgtgCATTTTGGATCGAGCATGAGAACATGAACAGAAGCTTGGgtcgtatttttttttttgtaatgcacATACAGATGATAATCATTGTGCACTGTACCTTGATGAACTTCCTTGCTGGTAGCGGCTTGTTGTCTGTAATCTTCATGATGACACCACTGGTAAACTGAGGGCCTTGGTTAGTGGCTTTCTCACTTTTGATAGTTTTCTCAGCTAGAAGAGAGAAACCCACAAACCAACATTATTGCATTAAACAGAACTGAAAAACTACTGCacatatttttaaccaacagcTGTGAACCTCTCTCGCTTGCTTAAAAAGATGGTAATTAGTACAAGTAACTCGTTATCATTCAGATcgatttgatgttttttggaGTAATACTATGGTGTCAATATGTTTGAGAGGGCAGCTCTGACTTCACGTCATTTTCACTGAATCACTCTTATTGCACTGAAATGTATCAGATATGTGACATtactgaaatacttttttttttttaagaaaggaAATGTATCCATTTCTACAAGACACTTGGATTTTGCTAAATAAATTCCACTTTCATTTTATGAATAAACTTGGAAATTTTAGCATTCACTCTTTGTTTCATATCATCACAACTTCTTGTTTTTTCATCACATGGTGGGactataaaacaaaaagaagaagccctgcttatttgtgattttgtttctgtGGTTTTAAGTGCTATTTTTAGCAATATCTACTGTGTATGTAACTCCTCTCAGCACCCCAATTTTAACAAACTGCAGTTAGTCTATCTGAGCTGGAATCTCTAGGATTAGTTGAAGACAAGACTCACTGTTCCCATCTTGAGGATCGTTGTCTGTCTCCATTACCCTCTTTTGCTCCCTGTGATCAATCTTATTAATGCACTTCTTCAGAGACTTCATGCTGCGCTTCTGCAACGTCAGATACTCGTCCTTCAGCTCAAGCCATTCCTTCCTTCATGTGGACAAAAGGGGAACAAAGACATCCATCAGTGTGTTGGCGTCATTTTACTTCTGAAAGGGGTTTTCACTCATTACATCATTCTTCAACACATGACGAAAAAGGATGTAGGATCTTACTTTGAAAGAACCCGGAGTGGGATGACTTCATCTCCGATTTTTAGTTTCTCCTTGTGTTTCTTGTTTCTCTTCCTCTTAGCTTTTACTGTTGAATCATCTCTGTTTTCTTTCCCTTC
Encoded proteins:
- the LOC131989222 gene encoding uncharacterized protein LOC131989222, encoding METAEAKGASKCVEKMEKEVAPQKRQHYRTTVVNIISSLCSVASIAFCILLSINTANIKNRVLDLESGNDEHTFIRAPGYSMDDLNSLIEQRVDELLSQRSYEHFVKIRTARQASSECNCPPGPPGKRGRRGRNGEPDSLDEHQPLVVVRSCPFCSDYSHPCPPLVSCLEKKTFPPSPRRPSNTRWASSRVVTEWWWCYSHEAGRAVRRSTGREEAAAAGRLALSFLQSPDCMSMACWSLS
- the LOC131990054 gene encoding stabilizer of axonemal microtubules 1-like, with the protein product MHPKTMRQQNGTQPATSMRKQSGFQTRASMTTEYQQRFLPPHCSKAVVTSLTQKDPYHSLKGTSADMATFRSFYVTHKWIKHPPKAQQPFVPPQNHRRCSSDQHNPERFVASQVDYTSVYKNDFQAWKANKRQPFKLSDSLKVNQGLVVPNRIYKEGRSQKNSVQVPANSKPVPQEEGPHPIESVTSYRSDYITHPVQPRTLTKKPAYQTKGLTLQAAVSLKPKAAWDIHQEPLDEASQLFQEFKAWSLDNKFLGQSKAKESGPAADHDDFLSTTHADYTAHKCQRTKPILPSMQTREREKGEEPFSKTTTMREDYKGWHTPQRLPIVPKDEMDWPKKPTFSLGTPHKAVCNSTCNAMKTPQCPAQNGESSGLECVCPGTEEYRMYWTSSRDRGVTWADGGTCEEPSQGHEIISCVVSSRS